The proteins below are encoded in one region of Paenacidovorax monticola:
- the xth gene encoding exodeoxyribonuclease III, whose amino-acid sequence MQVATWNVNSLAVRLPQVLDWLAAHPVDALALQELKLTDDKFPLAAFEEAGYRAAAHGQKTYNGVAILSRAPLRDVVRNITGFDDEQARVISATLDTAEGPLRLVNGYFVNGQEPGSEKFAYKMRWLDALQAQLRAELAAHPRLVLVGDFNVAPEDRDSYDPEGLRETIHHTTAERDHFKALLQMGLTDAFRMFEQPEKSFSWWDYRMLGFQKNRGLRIDHILVSDALKPRVQACTIDRAPRKNKQPSDHAPVVVTLG is encoded by the coding sequence ATGCAAGTGGCCACCTGGAACGTTAACTCCCTCGCCGTGCGCCTGCCCCAGGTGCTGGACTGGCTTGCCGCCCACCCCGTGGACGCGCTGGCGCTGCAGGAGCTCAAGCTCACCGACGACAAGTTCCCCCTCGCGGCCTTCGAGGAGGCCGGCTACCGCGCCGCCGCCCACGGCCAGAAGACCTACAACGGCGTGGCGATCCTCAGCCGCGCGCCGCTGCGCGACGTGGTGCGCAACATCACGGGCTTTGACGACGAACAGGCCCGCGTGATTTCCGCCACGCTGGACACGGCCGAAGGCCCCCTGCGCCTGGTCAACGGCTACTTCGTGAACGGCCAGGAGCCCGGCAGCGAGAAGTTCGCCTACAAGATGCGCTGGCTCGACGCGCTGCAGGCGCAACTGCGCGCCGAGCTGGCTGCGCACCCGCGCCTGGTGCTGGTGGGCGACTTCAACGTGGCGCCCGAGGACCGCGACAGCTACGACCCCGAGGGCCTGCGCGAAACCATTCACCACACCACGGCCGAGCGCGACCATTTCAAGGCCCTGCTGCAGATGGGTCTCACGGATGCGTTCCGGATGTTCGAGCAGCCCGAGAAGAGCTTTTCGTGGTGGGACTACCGCATGCTGGGCTTCCAGAAGAACCGGGGCCTGCGCATCGACCACATCCTGGTGAGCGACGCGCTCAAGCCCCGCGTGCAGGCCTGCACCATCGACCGCGCACCGCGCAAGAACAAGCAGCCCAGCGACCACGCGCCGGTGGTGGTCACGCTGGGCTGA
- a CDS encoding ArsI/CadI family heavy metal resistance metalloenzyme → MKRFHVHLHVDDLAQNIAFYSRLFNAEPTRVERDYAKWMLDDPRVNFAISTRGARPGLDHLGFQVDDAEELAELKARAESADMALLDEGQTTCCYARSSKHWITDPQGVAWEHFHTLGDIPLFNEAAAPTGAACCAPAATEPSRQAAACCTPSTAPSTTSRCC, encoded by the coding sequence ATGAAGCGCTTCCACGTCCATCTGCATGTCGATGACCTCGCCCAGAACATCGCCTTCTACTCCCGGCTGTTCAACGCCGAGCCCACGCGCGTGGAGCGCGACTACGCCAAGTGGATGCTCGACGATCCACGCGTCAACTTCGCCATCTCCACCCGGGGCGCCCGGCCCGGGCTGGACCACCTGGGCTTCCAGGTGGACGATGCCGAGGAACTGGCCGAGCTCAAGGCCCGGGCGGAATCCGCCGACATGGCGCTGCTGGACGAAGGCCAGACGACCTGCTGCTACGCCCGCAGCAGCAAACACTGGATCACCGACCCACAGGGCGTGGCCTGGGAGCATTTCCACACGCTGGGCGACATTCCCCTGTTCAACGAAGCGGCGGCCCCCACCGGCGCCGCGTGCTGCGCGCCAGCCGCCACCGAGCCCAGCCGCCAAGCCGCGGCCTGCTGCACTCCTTCCACCGCCCCCTCCACCACCTCCCGCTGCTGCTGA
- a CDS encoding dihydrofolate reductase, with protein sequence MALHLIYARAANGVIGKDGTMPWHLPEDLAHFKQLTQGHPVVMGRKTWDSLPARFRPLPGRTNIVVTRQADWQADGAQRAASLEDALALCAQAATVWVIGGAQIYAQALPLADRVEVTEIARDFDGDAHAPTLGPEWVESARSRHVGASGLPFSFVTYVRRGATPA encoded by the coding sequence ATGGCCCTGCACCTCATCTACGCCCGCGCCGCCAATGGCGTGATCGGCAAGGACGGCACCATGCCCTGGCACCTGCCCGAGGACCTGGCGCACTTCAAGCAGCTCACGCAGGGCCATCCCGTGGTGATGGGGCGCAAGACCTGGGACTCCCTGCCCGCGCGCTTCCGCCCCCTGCCGGGGCGCACCAACATCGTGGTCACGCGCCAGGCCGACTGGCAGGCCGACGGCGCCCAACGCGCCGCGAGCCTGGAAGACGCCCTCGCCCTGTGCGCGCAGGCCGCCACCGTCTGGGTGATCGGCGGCGCCCAGATCTACGCCCAGGCCCTGCCGCTGGCCGACCGCGTGGAGGTGACCGAGATCGCGCGCGACTTCGACGGCGACGCCCACGCCCCCACGCTGGGGCCCGAATGGGTGGAATCGGCCCGCAGCCGCCATGTGGGCGCAAGCGGCCTGCCGTTCAGCTTCGTCACCTACGTGCGGCGCGGCGCCACCCCTGCCTGA
- a CDS encoding YihY family inner membrane protein, which produces MPLSLQNVVQRGEALIAELSHFPWRTTAHTLRERFREDRLGLTASSLTFTTILALVPFVTVALAVFTAFPIFGKVQEVLQRWLIDSLVPDTIARQVLGYLTQFAAKASRLGVVGFSVLMLTALMLILTIDRTLNNIWRVRRLRPLGQRVLIYWAAITLGPLVLGASLALTSYVMSASRGLVDALPGGVRLVFDSIEFFVLAAGMAGLYHYVPNTQVKWQHAWVGGLFVSVGMELAKKALALYLAQVPTYSAVYGAFATLPILLVWIYVAWVIVLLGAVVTAYLPSLLAGVARTPSGQGWAFQLAVEVVQQLHRARSLAGKGLRMGQLAQLLRVDALQLEPVLEVLTALDWVGQINEVAAQRADAPESRYVLLADPLITPLEPLLTRLLVERAASLEPLWSQAALPDLRLADLLPKE; this is translated from the coding sequence ATGCCCTTGTCCCTACAGAATGTGGTGCAGCGCGGGGAGGCGCTGATCGCCGAGCTGTCGCACTTTCCGTGGCGCACCACAGCCCACACGCTGCGCGAGCGTTTTCGCGAAGACCGGCTGGGCCTCACGGCCAGCAGCCTCACGTTCACGACCATCCTGGCGCTCGTGCCCTTCGTCACGGTGGCGCTGGCCGTGTTCACGGCGTTCCCGATCTTCGGCAAGGTGCAGGAAGTGCTGCAGCGCTGGCTGATCGACAGCCTCGTGCCCGACACCATCGCGCGGCAGGTGCTGGGCTACCTCACGCAGTTCGCGGCCAAGGCCAGCCGGCTGGGGGTGGTGGGCTTCTCGGTGCTGATGCTCACGGCGCTGATGCTGATCCTCACCATCGACCGCACGCTCAACAACATCTGGCGCGTGCGTCGCCTGCGTCCGCTGGGCCAGCGCGTGCTCATCTACTGGGCCGCCATCACGCTGGGCCCGCTGGTGCTGGGGGCGAGCCTGGCGCTGACCTCGTACGTGATGTCGGCCTCGCGCGGGCTGGTGGATGCGCTGCCCGGCGGCGTGCGGCTGGTGTTCGACTCCATCGAGTTCTTCGTGCTCGCGGCCGGCATGGCGGGGCTGTACCACTACGTGCCCAACACGCAGGTGAAGTGGCAGCACGCCTGGGTGGGTGGGCTGTTCGTGTCCGTGGGCATGGAACTGGCCAAGAAGGCGCTGGCGCTGTACCTGGCCCAGGTGCCCACCTACTCGGCGGTGTACGGCGCGTTCGCCACGCTGCCCATCCTGCTCGTATGGATCTACGTGGCCTGGGTCATCGTGCTGCTGGGCGCGGTGGTCACGGCCTACCTGCCCAGCCTGCTGGCGGGCGTGGCGCGCACGCCCAGCGGGCAGGGCTGGGCGTTCCAGCTGGCGGTGGAGGTGGTGCAGCAACTCCACCGCGCGCGCTCGCTGGCAGGCAAGGGGCTGCGCATGGGCCAACTCGCGCAGTTGCTGCGCGTGGACGCGCTGCAGCTGGAGCCGGTGCTGGAGGTGCTGACCGCGCTCGACTGGGTGGGGCAGATCAACGAGGTGGCGGCCCAGAGGGCGGACGCCCCCGAATCGCGCTATGTGCTGCTGGCCGACCCGCTCATCACGCCGCTGGAGCCGCTGCTCACGCGCCTGCTGGTCGAGCGCGCCGCGAGCCTGGAGCCGCTGTGGTCCCAGGCCGCGCTGCCCGATCTGCGCCTGGCGGATTTGCTCCCCAAAGAATAG
- a CDS encoding arsenate reductase ArsC: MTTPRPPLNVLFLCTHNSARSILAEALLNAMGNGRFRAYSAGSSPRPHQQPHPLGLQVLQKAGIPTDGLRSKSWDEFATADAPAMDLIVTVCDSAAGEVCPIWPGHPATAHWGYADPSAGDGSDEAQLEAFRVTLLALKRRLELLINLPEEKLEKAALQATARALAAHA; the protein is encoded by the coding sequence ATGACGACCCCACGCCCTCCCCTGAACGTGCTGTTCCTGTGCACGCACAACTCGGCCCGCAGCATCCTGGCCGAGGCCCTGCTCAACGCGATGGGCAACGGCCGCTTCCGCGCCTACTCGGCGGGCAGCAGCCCGCGCCCTCACCAGCAGCCTCACCCCCTGGGCCTGCAGGTGCTGCAAAAGGCCGGCATCCCGACCGACGGGCTGCGCAGCAAGAGCTGGGACGAGTTCGCCACCGCAGATGCACCAGCCATGGACCTGATCGTCACCGTCTGCGACAGCGCGGCCGGCGAGGTCTGCCCGATCTGGCCCGGCCACCCCGCCACGGCGCACTGGGGCTATGCCGACCCGTCGGCGGGCGACGGCTCCGACGAAGCCCAACTCGAGGCCTTCCGCGTCACGCTGCTCGCGCTCAAGCGGCGCCTGGAGCTGCTCATCAACCTGCCCGAGGAGAAGCTGGAGAAGGCCGCGCTGCAAGCCACGGCACGCGCTCTGGCGGCACACGCATGA
- a CDS encoding thymidylate synthase encodes MTDRPIRSQYEDFMRHVFTHGVAKTDRTGTGTRSMFGHQMRFDLREGFPLVTTKKVHLKSIILELLWFLRGDGNARWLQERGVTIWDEWAREDGDLGPVYGVQWRSWPTPGGGHIDQIAEVVKQLTTNPDSRRIIVSAWNVADLPQMALMPCHAFFQFYVAEGRLSCQLYQRSADIFLGVPFNIASYALLTHMLAQQCDLEVGDFIWTGGDCHIYNNHFEQVQTQLARQPHAYPTLRIKRRPPSIFDYAYEDFEVVGYEHHPAIKAPVAV; translated from the coding sequence ATGACCGACCGCCCCATCCGCTCCCAGTACGAGGATTTCATGCGCCACGTCTTCACGCACGGCGTGGCCAAGACGGACCGCACGGGCACGGGCACGCGCAGCATGTTCGGCCACCAGATGCGCTTCGACCTGCGCGAGGGCTTTCCGCTCGTGACCACGAAGAAGGTGCACCTCAAGAGCATCATCCTGGAACTGCTGTGGTTCCTGCGCGGCGACGGCAACGCGCGCTGGCTGCAGGAGCGCGGCGTGACGATCTGGGACGAATGGGCACGCGAGGATGGCGACCTGGGCCCCGTGTACGGCGTGCAGTGGCGCAGCTGGCCCACGCCCGGCGGCGGCCACATCGACCAGATCGCCGAGGTCGTGAAGCAGCTCACAACCAACCCCGATTCGCGCCGCATCATCGTGAGCGCCTGGAACGTGGCCGACCTGCCGCAGATGGCGCTCATGCCCTGCCACGCGTTCTTCCAGTTCTACGTGGCCGAAGGCCGCCTGTCGTGCCAGCTCTACCAGCGCAGCGCCGACATCTTCTTGGGCGTACCGTTCAACATCGCCAGCTACGCGCTGCTCACGCACATGCTCGCGCAGCAGTGCGACCTGGAGGTGGGCGACTTCATCTGGACTGGCGGCGACTGCCACATCTACAACAACCATTTCGAGCAGGTGCAGACCCAGCTCGCGCGCCAGCCCCACGCCTACCCCACGCTGCGGATCAAGCGGCGCCCGCCGTCCATCTTCGACTACGCCTACGAGGACTTCGAAGTGGTGGGCTACGAGCACCACCCGGCCATCAAGGCGCCCGTGGCCGTCTGA
- the arsB gene encoding ACR3 family arsenite efflux transporter, translating to MGRFERYLSLWVLLCIAAGVALGQWFPGAFRAIGAMEVARVNLPVGVLIWVMIIPMLLKVDFGALAEVRQHVRGIGVTLFVNWLVKPFSMAVLGWLFVRHAFAPWLPAEQIDSYIAGLILLAAAPCTAMVFVWSRLTGGDPLFTLSQVALNDGIMLVAFAPLVAFLLGLSAIAVPWATLLASVVLYILLPVLIAQWLRRRLLRRGRQAFDAALARIGPWSMLALLATLVLLFAFQGEAILRQPLVIALLAVPIVIQVFLNAALAYGLNRAAGEKHAIACPSALIGASNFFELAVATAIALFGFESGAALATVVGVLVEVPAMLLVVRAVNRTKGWYERAA from the coding sequence ATGGGCCGCTTCGAGCGCTACCTCTCGCTGTGGGTGCTGCTGTGCATCGCGGCGGGCGTGGCGCTGGGGCAGTGGTTTCCGGGCGCCTTCCGTGCCATCGGCGCGATGGAGGTGGCGCGGGTCAACCTCCCCGTGGGCGTGCTCATCTGGGTGATGATCATTCCCATGCTGCTCAAGGTGGACTTCGGCGCACTCGCCGAGGTGCGCCAGCATGTGCGTGGCATCGGCGTCACGCTGTTCGTGAACTGGCTGGTCAAGCCCTTCTCGATGGCCGTCCTGGGCTGGCTCTTCGTCCGCCATGCGTTCGCGCCCTGGCTGCCCGCGGAGCAGATCGACAGCTACATTGCCGGGCTGATCCTGCTGGCCGCCGCGCCCTGCACGGCGATGGTGTTCGTGTGGAGCCGGCTCACGGGCGGCGATCCGCTGTTCACCCTGTCCCAGGTCGCGCTCAACGACGGCATCATGCTGGTGGCGTTCGCGCCGCTCGTGGCCTTTCTGCTGGGCCTGTCGGCCATCGCCGTGCCCTGGGCCACGCTGCTGGCCTCGGTGGTGCTCTACATCCTGCTGCCGGTGCTCATCGCGCAATGGCTGCGACGGAGGCTGCTGCGCCGGGGGCGCCAGGCCTTCGACGCCGCGCTCGCGCGCATCGGCCCCTGGTCCATGCTGGCCCTGCTCGCGACCCTGGTGCTGCTGTTCGCCTTCCAGGGCGAGGCCATCCTGCGCCAGCCGCTGGTCATCGCGTTGCTGGCCGTGCCCATCGTGATCCAGGTGTTCCTCAACGCGGCCCTGGCCTATGGGCTCAACCGTGCCGCCGGGGAAAAGCACGCCATCGCCTGCCCCTCGGCCCTCATCGGCGCCTCCAATTTCTTCGAGCTGGCCGTGGCCACGGCCATCGCCCTGTTCGGCTTCGAGTCGGGCGCGGCGCTGGCCACCGTGGTGGGCGTGCTCGTCGAGGTGCCCGCGATGCTGCTGGTGGTGCGGGCGGTGAACCGCACGAAGGGCTGGTACGAGCGAGCGGCCTGA
- a CDS encoding DUF4337 domain-containing protein — protein sequence MSSGGFHVHGPHDHAIEHATQGGHGHEGDAHHGGDDHGGNGSTTSKIAMATAIIATVGAIFAYMGGATQANAGLYKNNAAIKKTEASNQWNYFQSKSTKQSLAELARDLTPGEPDKAKYQAKIDRYEKEKNEIKTAAEKLEADAKQWDEQSDQQMHQHHRWAQATTVLQVAIALAAIALLTRKKWLEYGMFGVAGIGVAVGALAFLHI from the coding sequence ATGTCATCCGGCGGATTCCACGTACACGGCCCCCACGACCATGCCATCGAGCACGCCACGCAGGGCGGCCACGGTCACGAAGGCGATGCGCACCACGGTGGCGACGACCATGGCGGCAACGGCTCGACCACCAGCAAGATCGCCATGGCCACGGCCATCATCGCCACGGTGGGCGCGATCTTCGCGTACATGGGCGGCGCCACGCAGGCCAACGCGGGCCTGTACAAGAACAACGCGGCCATCAAGAAGACCGAAGCCTCCAACCAGTGGAACTACTTCCAGTCCAAGAGCACGAAGCAGTCCCTGGCCGAACTCGCGCGCGACCTGACCCCGGGCGAGCCCGACAAGGCCAAGTACCAGGCCAAGATCGACCGCTACGAAAAGGAAAAGAACGAGATCAAGACGGCTGCCGAGAAGCTGGAGGCCGACGCCAAGCAGTGGGACGAGCAGTCCGACCAGCAGATGCACCAGCACCACCGCTGGGCCCAGGCCACGACCGTGCTGCAGGTGGCCATCGCGCTGGCGGCCATCGCCCTGCTCACGCGCAAGAAGTGGCTGGAGTACGGCATGTTCGGCGTGGCCGGCATCGGCGTGGCCGTGGGCGCGCTCGCGTTCCTGCACATCTGA
- a CDS encoding FAD-binding oxidoreductase: MSALLDTLRQITGDAHVLTEGDLTAWEQDWRRRVRGKALAVVRPGSADEVAAVVRACVAAGAAVVPQGGNTGLAVGSTPDASGTQVVLSLTRLAAVRAIDKDNLTMTVEAGCILQNVQEAADKAGLLFPLSLAAEGSCTIGGNLATNAGGTQVVRYGNARELCLGLEVVTPQGEVWNGLKGLRKDNTGYDLRDLFIGSEGTLGIITAATLKLHPRPAAQLTAWAAVPSMEQAVALLGLAHQHLGAGLTGFEVMGRFALSLVHKHMPQLRVPFIDQEDVPYGVLLENSDSESEDHARARFEALLETAFEAGCVSDAVVAENLSQAHNLWHIRESIPLAQAEEGLNIKHDISVPISRIPAFVEHTDALLAREIPGVRLVNFGHLGDGNLHYNVQAPADGDAKAFLRDEEERVNHLVYEAVAQFGGSFSAEHGIGALKVDKLQKYQSPVALGMMRAIKQALDPQGLMNPGRVLPA, encoded by the coding sequence ATGTCCGCCCTGCTCGATACCCTGCGCCAGATCACCGGCGATGCCCATGTACTCACCGAGGGCGACCTCACGGCCTGGGAGCAGGACTGGCGCCGCCGCGTGCGCGGCAAGGCCCTGGCCGTGGTACGCCCGGGCTCGGCCGACGAGGTGGCGGCCGTGGTGCGCGCCTGCGTGGCGGCCGGCGCGGCCGTCGTGCCGCAGGGCGGCAACACCGGGCTGGCCGTGGGCTCCACGCCCGACGCATCGGGCACCCAGGTGGTGCTGAGCCTCACGCGCCTGGCGGCCGTGCGCGCCATCGACAAGGACAACCTCACGATGACCGTGGAGGCCGGCTGCATCCTGCAGAACGTGCAGGAGGCCGCCGACAAGGCGGGCCTGCTGTTCCCGCTCTCGCTCGCGGCCGAGGGCAGCTGCACCATCGGCGGCAACCTGGCCACGAACGCGGGCGGCACCCAGGTCGTGCGCTACGGCAACGCGCGCGAGCTGTGCCTGGGCCTGGAGGTGGTCACGCCGCAGGGCGAGGTCTGGAACGGCCTCAAGGGCCTGCGCAAGGACAACACCGGCTATGACCTGCGCGACCTGTTCATCGGCAGCGAGGGCACGCTGGGCATCATCACCGCGGCCACGCTCAAGCTGCACCCCAGGCCGGCCGCGCAACTCACGGCCTGGGCCGCCGTACCGTCCATGGAGCAGGCCGTGGCGCTGCTGGGCCTGGCGCACCAGCACCTGGGCGCGGGGCTCACGGGTTTCGAGGTGATGGGGCGCTTCGCGCTGTCGCTGGTGCACAAGCATATGCCGCAGCTGCGCGTGCCCTTCATCGACCAGGAGGACGTGCCCTACGGCGTGCTGCTGGAAAACTCCGACAGCGAGTCCGAGGACCATGCGCGCGCGCGGTTCGAGGCCCTGCTCGAAACCGCCTTCGAGGCCGGCTGCGTGAGCGATGCCGTGGTGGCAGAGAATCTCTCGCAGGCGCACAACCTCTGGCACATCCGCGAGAGCATTCCGCTCGCGCAGGCCGAGGAAGGGCTCAACATCAAGCACGACATCTCGGTGCCGATCTCGCGCATCCCCGCCTTCGTGGAACACACCGACGCACTGCTCGCGCGCGAGATCCCGGGCGTGCGCCTCGTCAACTTCGGCCACCTGGGCGACGGCAACCTGCACTACAACGTGCAGGCCCCGGCCGATGGAGACGCCAAGGCCTTCCTGCGCGACGAGGAAGAGCGGGTGAACCACCTCGTCTACGAGGCCGTGGCGCAGTTCGGCGGCTCGTTCTCGGCCGAGCACGGCATCGGCGCGCTCAAGGTGGACAAGCTGCAGAAGTACCAGTCGCCCGTGGCGCTGGGGATGATGCGCGCGATCAAGCAGGCGCTCGACCCCCAGGGCCTCATGAATCCGGGGCGCGTGCTGCCGGCCTGA
- the ntrC gene encoding nitrogen regulation protein NR(I) translates to MKPIWIVDDDPSIRFVLEKALARENLPTRSFTNPREVLDALADVDAGDPARQGPQVLVSDIRMPGGSGLQLLEKVRAQQPGLPVIIMTAYSDLDSAVSAFQRGAFEYLPKPFDLPKAVELIRRAVEESQREEVTDEAQSAAPEMLGQAPAMQDVFRAIGRLSQSQVTVLITGESGSGKELVARALHKHSPVAGGPFVAINTAAIPKDLLESELFGHERGAFTGAQTQRRGRFEQAEGGTLFLDEIGDMPFDLQTRLLRVLSDGHFYRVGGHNAVKAHVRVIAATHQDLEQRVKDGVFREDLFHRLNVIRLRLPALRERKEDVPMLARHFLQQSARQLGVEPKRISAAALERLGAFSFPGNVRQLENICHWLTVMAPAQVIEPKDLPPEVLGAMAPLAPAPAASPVAEVRPALEAGHEAVPSAVPVLPMSPPEAMQWPPAMPAPAAGAVPEAWEQGLEAEAQALLASGRLDVWDVLTRRFESKLILTALASTRGRRIEAAHKLGIGRNTITRKIQELGLE, encoded by the coding sequence ATGAAGCCGATCTGGATAGTGGACGACGACCCCTCGATCCGCTTCGTCCTGGAAAAGGCGCTCGCGCGCGAGAACCTGCCCACGCGCAGCTTCACCAATCCGCGCGAAGTGCTGGACGCACTGGCCGATGTCGACGCGGGCGACCCGGCGCGCCAGGGCCCGCAGGTGCTGGTGAGCGACATCCGCATGCCCGGCGGCTCGGGCCTGCAACTGCTGGAGAAGGTGCGCGCGCAGCAGCCCGGCCTGCCGGTCATCATCATGACCGCGTACTCCGACCTGGACAGCGCGGTGTCTGCCTTCCAGCGCGGTGCCTTCGAATACCTGCCCAAGCCCTTCGACCTGCCCAAGGCGGTGGAGCTGATCCGCCGCGCCGTGGAGGAAAGCCAGCGCGAGGAAGTGACCGACGAGGCGCAGAGCGCCGCGCCCGAGATGCTCGGGCAGGCGCCCGCCATGCAGGACGTGTTCCGTGCCATCGGACGCCTCTCCCAGAGCCAGGTCACGGTGCTGATCACGGGCGAATCGGGCTCGGGCAAGGAACTCGTGGCGCGCGCGCTGCACAAGCATTCGCCCGTGGCGGGCGGGCCCTTCGTGGCCATCAATACCGCCGCCATCCCCAAGGACCTGCTGGAGAGCGAACTCTTCGGCCACGAGCGCGGTGCCTTCACGGGAGCGCAGACGCAGCGGCGCGGGCGCTTCGAGCAGGCCGAGGGGGGCACGCTGTTCCTCGACGAAATCGGCGACATGCCGTTCGATCTGCAGACCCGCCTGCTGCGCGTGCTCAGCGACGGCCATTTCTACCGCGTGGGCGGCCACAACGCCGTGAAGGCCCATGTGCGCGTGATCGCCGCGACGCACCAGGACCTGGAGCAGCGCGTGAAGGACGGCGTGTTCCGCGAGGACTTGTTCCACCGCCTCAACGTGATCCGCCTGCGCCTGCCCGCGCTGCGCGAGCGCAAGGAGGACGTTCCCATGCTCGCGCGCCACTTCCTGCAGCAGAGCGCGCGGCAGCTCGGCGTGGAGCCCAAGCGCATCTCGGCGGCGGCGCTGGAGCGGCTCGGCGCGTTCAGCTTTCCGGGCAACGTGCGGCAGTTGGAGAACATCTGCCACTGGCTCACGGTGATGGCGCCGGCCCAGGTGATCGAGCCCAAGGACCTGCCCCCCGAGGTGCTGGGTGCCATGGCGCCACTGGCACCCGCGCCGGCAGCCAGCCCCGTGGCCGAGGTGCGGCCCGCGCTGGAGGCCGGGCACGAGGCGGTGCCCAGCGCCGTCCCGGTCTTGCCGATGTCCCCGCCCGAAGCAATGCAATGGCCGCCCGCCATGCCTGCCCCGGCGGCAGGTGCCGTGCCGGAGGCCTGGGAGCAGGGGCTGGAGGCCGAGGCGCAGGCCCTGCTGGCTTCGGGCCGGCTCGACGTGTGGGACGTGCTCACGCGCCGCTTCGAGTCCAAGCTCATCCTCACGGCGCTGGCCAGCACGCGCGGGCGCCGCATCGAGGCCGCTCACAAGCTCGGCATCGGCCGCAACACCATCACCCGCAAGATCCAGGAGCTGGGTTTGGAATGA
- a CDS encoding ArsR/SmtB family transcription factor, producing the protein MNEADAVRSLAALAQAVRLRVFRALVVAGEAGLTPGALAEQLGIAPNALSFHLKELMHAALVSQERQGRNLIYRASFPAMNGLLGYLTENCCQGAACLPASATACPC; encoded by the coding sequence ATGAACGAAGCCGATGCCGTCCGATCCCTCGCAGCCCTGGCCCAGGCCGTGCGGCTGCGGGTCTTCCGCGCCCTGGTGGTGGCGGGCGAAGCCGGGCTCACGCCCGGTGCGCTCGCGGAGCAGCTGGGCATTGCGCCCAACGCCCTGTCCTTCCACCTCAAGGAACTGATGCATGCAGCCCTGGTGAGCCAGGAGCGCCAGGGCCGCAATCTCATCTACCGGGCCTCGTTCCCGGCGATGAACGGGCTGCTCGGCTACCTCACGGAGAACTGCTGCCAGGGGGCCGCCTGCCTCCCCGCCAGCGCCACCGCCTGTCCCTGCTGA
- a CDS encoding DUF2069 domain-containing protein: protein MTTPNPLPGTDVAATRWLAVGSLLGLIVLSLAWELVLAPLRPGGSWLALKALPLCIPLAGLLKRRMYTYRWVSLMVWLYFTEGVVRTWSDRPPGNWLALAEIALCLLLFTACALHVRLRQRAARAARP, encoded by the coding sequence ATGACGACCCCAAACCCCCTCCCCGGCACCGACGTCGCCGCCACCCGCTGGCTCGCCGTGGGCAGCCTGCTGGGCCTGATCGTGCTGAGCCTGGCCTGGGAGCTGGTGCTCGCGCCGCTGCGCCCCGGCGGCTCGTGGCTCGCGCTCAAGGCGCTGCCGCTGTGCATTCCGCTCGCGGGCCTGCTCAAGCGCCGCATGTACACCTACCGCTGGGTCAGCCTGATGGTGTGGCTCTATTTCACCGAAGGCGTGGTGCGCACGTGGAGCGACAGGCCGCCCGGCAATTGGCTCGCGCTCGCCGAGATCGCGCTGTGCCTGCTGCTCTTCACGGCCTGCGCCCTGCATGTGCGGCTGCGCCAGCGCGCCGCGCGCGCGGCCCGGCCCTGA